TCAGGGGATTCCCACCACGCGAGACGAAGACTGGCGTTACACCAACCTGAGCAACGCCACGAAACTCAGTGAGCAATGGCTCGAATCGATCGCTGCCAATGCCGCAACCGGCGTGCATGGCAAGGCGGAATTGCCGGCCATAGACGCCTATCCATTGCTGGTCAGCAACGGGCAAGTGGATGACGCCATGTTCGCGGCGGTACAAAGCGCGACCAACGGCGTGCTGCAATTGCGCCGACTGCGCGACGCCGCTGACCAAGTCTCCGCCGACGGGCCGATGGATGCCTTTAACGCGGCATTGCTGCAGGATGGTTTGCATATCACGGTTGCTGCCGGCCAGACGCTCGACAAGCCATTGGCTATTTTCATTGCGGATGGCGGACCCGCTGCAAGCCAGACCCGTCTCGTCATTCAGGTTGCGGACAATGCCAGCATCGATATCGTCGAGTACCATACCAACGGCACGCCTGACGAACACTTTGCGAACACAGTGACGCAGTTGGGGCTGGCCGCAGGCGCGCGTGCGAACATTGTCAGGGTACAGAACCGCAACAGCGCGCAGTCACAGGTTGGCAAGTTGAACGCGAAAGTGCAGCGGGACGCGACGCTCGACTACGCCTCTGTCGATCTGGGTGGCAGCATGATTCGCCAGGACGTGGTCGCTGACATTACCGGCACCGGCGCTTTGGTCAGTCTGCACGGCCTCTATCTCGCGACCGACAAGCAGTTCATCGACAATCACACGCGAGTTGACCATCGAGTCGGCCCGGCAAACAGCCGGGAGGAATACCGCGGGATTCTGAATGGACGCGCGCGCTGCGTATTCAATGGCAAGGCTGTCGTCCACAAGGGTGCTGACGGCACGGACGCACAGCAGGCCAACCACAACCTGCTCTTGTCCGACAAAGCGGAAGTGGATACCAAGCCGGAGCTCGAAATCTACGCCGAAGATGTCAAATGCAGTCACGGTGCGACGGTCGGTCAACTGGACAAGACAGCCCTGTTCTATATGCAATCGCGGGGCCTGGATCGCGAGCAAGCAGCGCACTTGCTAACCCGGGCGTTCGCCGCACAAATTCTCGCAAAGCTGCCGATCAAGTCGCTGCATGCGCACATTGAAACTCTGGTCGACGCAAAACTGGATGTTTTGCTGGAGGATGCAAGCCAGTGAGTGCTACCAGTCCTGTAGGCAATACCGCTGCCGATTCGCGCCCTATGACCGACTATCGGGCGGATTTCCCGGCGCTGACGCAGAACATCAATGGCCACCCGTTGGTGTATCTCGACAGTGCGGCATCATCGCAGCAACCCGCCGTCAGCATAGACGCCATGACGGAATACCAGCGATACAGCCATGCCAACGTACACCGTGGTGTACACACGCTGAGTCACCGTGCCACAGACATTTACGAGGGTGCCCGCGACGCCGTCAAAGCGTTCATCAACGCCCGCAGCCGCAGTGAAATTGTCTATACGAGCGGCACAACGGAAGCGATCAACCTGGTTGCACAGAGTTACGCCCGACCGGACTTGCAAGCAGGAGACCGGATTGTAATAAGCCATCTCGAGCACCACTCCAACATCGTTCCGTGGCAGATGGTTTGCGAACAGACCGGCGCTGAACTGGTTGTTGCGCCGATTAACGAACGCGGCGAAGTGATACTCGAGCAACTCTACGCGCTGCTTGATGAGCGGGTCAAACTGCTGGCGATCAGCTACGTTTCAAACGCACTGGGCACGGTCAATCCCGTCCAGGAAATCATCGCAGAAGCACATCGCCGGGAGATACCCGTGCTGATCGACGGCGCGCAGGCAGTACCGCACGTCGCGCTCGATATGCAGGCTCTGGACGCTGACTTTTTCGCGTTCTCGGGGCACAAGATGTTCGCCCCGACCGGCATCGGCATCTTGTACGCGAAAGAACGCCTGCTGGAAAAAATGCCGCCGTGGAAAGGCGGCGGCGACATGATCCTTGAGGTCAGTTTCGACGGCACCAGCTACAACGAACTGCCGTATAAATTTGAAGCAGGCACGCCCAACATCGCGGCTGCAGCCGGCCTTGGTGCAAGTATTAGCTACCTGCAGTCAATTGGTATGCAGCGCATTGCCGAATACGAAGCGCGTCTGTTGGACTACATGACGACGGCCCTGCAAGACATCGAAGGCATCCGGCTGATCGGAACAGCCGCGAACAAAGCCAGTGTTCAATCGTTCTTGCTGGATGACATTCACCCGCACGATCTCGGCACTATCCTTGATCATCAGGGCGTTGCGATCCGCACCGGCCACCATTGCGCCATGCCGGTCATGCAACTGTACGGTATACCGGGAACCGCTCGCGCATCGCTTGGCTTTTACAACAATCAGGACGATATAGACCGGCTCGCGGAGGGATTGCTGAAAGCTCGGGAGATGTTTGCAGGGTGACCAGCGACAGCAGCGAACTGCGCGACCTTTACCGTGAACTGATCCTGGATCACGCGCGGAATCCCCGGCATTTCGGTGAACTACCAAACGCCACGCACCAGGCTGACGGGGTCAATCCGTTGTGCGGCGACAAGCTGCACCTGTACATGGAAATTCTCGATGACGGGATAATCGGCAATGCGGCGTTTAACGGCACGGGCTGTGCCATTTCAATGGCTTCAGCCTCGTTATTGACCGACACCGTCGTCGGACTCGACAAGAATACGGCGCTTGCGTACTTTGCAACGCTCGTTAGTCGCCTGACCGGCGATGGCAAGCAATCGACAGACGCCACTATAGACCTTGGCAAGCTGCGTGCATTGGAAGGCGTGCGTGATTATCCCTCTCGGGTAAAATGCGCCACGCTGGCATGGCACGCATTGCACTCCGCGCTTAACAGCGAAACGCAGACAGTAACAACCGAGTAGCCGCAGAATGTTTGGACACACCAATGAGCCCTTCACGCTCGAAAGAGACGTCAACGCCATCATCATTCCGGCTGGCGAGACGATAATCCTGCGCGAAACCACTACAGGTTTCATCACCCAGGCTTTGGGTGGCAGCTTCACAGTTTATGTTGAAGGCAACCTGTTCCGTATCGCCGGCATAGATGCCGATGCGCTGGGCAAAGAACCGGTCGAACCTCCCTCAGTACCTGCCGACGCCACAGACAAAGACATAGAAGATGTCATTTGGCAGCAACTGCGAACCTGCTACGATCCGGAAATTCCGGTGGACATCGTCAACCTTGGCCTCGTCTATCGCTGTGAAGTCAGCAAGCGGCCCGATGGCCAACGTTCGGTTGCTGTCGACATGACCCTGACCGCACCTGGCTGCGGCATGGGCGAGGTACTCGTGCAGGATGCTCAGGATAAAATCGCCATAATCCCGACGGTAGCGGACGTTCATGTCGAGCTGGTTTTTGATCCGCCGTGGAATCAAAGCATGATGTCCGACGAAGCTCGTCTGCAAACAGGTTTGATGTAGGGAAAAGTCAGTCGCAATGAAGACGCTTACGATACTGCGCCATGCCAAATCCAGCTGGGAATCAAACAGCGTCGCCGACAGCGACCGGCCGCTCGATCCGCGCGGCGAACGCGATGCGCCCATGATGGCGAAGCGTATTCAGGACGCCGGAATCCGCCCGTCCCTGATGATCAGCAGCCCTGCCGTACGCGCATGGAGCACAGCGAAAGTCGTCGCACGTAAACTGAATTACCCGCTGGAGTTCCTGCAACGGGAGCACGATCTCTACCTCGCGTCGAAAAGCCGCTTGCTGGAAGTCATTGCCAAACAGGATGAAGGCTTCAACAACATGATGCTGGTCGGCCACAATCCGGGGCTGACGGACCTTGCCAATTACCTCATTCCCGATCTCACCGGCAATTTGCCGACTTGTGCTGTCGTATCGATAAGCATCGATATCGAACACTGGGACTTGCGAGCCGAATGCAGCAAGGAACTGTTGATCTACGATTACCCTAAAAAATCACGCCGCTAGACTGCTGCACCAAACGCACATCAGCACTCCGGCACATTGACCGCAAGACCGCCGCGTGAGGTTTCCTTGTAAATGGTCGACATATCGATACCGGTCTGCCGCATCGTGGCAATCACCTGATCGAGCGAGACCTTGTGCGTGCCATCACCGTGTTTGGCCAAACGTGCCGCATTAATGGCCTTTAGCGCGCCCATGGCGTTGCGTTCGATACACGGGATCTGCACCAGGCCACCGATCGGATCACAGGTAAGGCCCAGGTTGTGCTCCATACCGATCTCGGCAGCGTTCTCGATCTGCTGATTGCTGCCGTTCAGCGCGGCTACCAGGCCGCCTGCCGCCATTGAGCAGGCAACCCCTACCTCGCCCTGGCAACCCATCTCCGCACCCGATATCGACGCGTTGATTTTGTACAGAATCCCGATCGCGCCGGCCGTCAACAAGAAGCGTTCAATGCCCGCATGTGTCGCGCTCGGCACCAGCTCATTGTAGTAATGCAAAACTGCAGGGATGATGCCGGCGGCACCGTTGGTCGGTGACGTAACCACCCGGCCACCGGCCGCGTTCTCTTCATTGACAGCGATGGCCCAGGCATTGATCCAGTCCATCGTGTCAAGGCCACCGCCGTCGCTGCGTTCCTGCAGCGTGCGATGCAACTTTGGCGCGCGCCGCAGCACGGACATCTTGCCCGGCAACACACCTTCTGTGATCAGGCCGCGTTGCACACAACTGCGCATTGCCTGCCATATTGCTTCAAGACGTTCCTTGATTTCCTGCTCGGAGCGCCAGTGCCGTTCGTTCCGCAGCATCAGCTCGGGAATGCTGATTCCGGCATCGGCGGCGAGCCCGAGCAAGGTTGCGGCATCGGTAAACGGATAAGGAGGCTCACCTTCCTGCGCGGTTGATTCCGGTTCATCGCCACGAACGACGAACCCGCCACCGACCGAGTACCAGTCTTCACTTAATCGTTGCGTACCCGCTTGATCGCAGGCAGTGAAGCGCATGCCATTCGTATGCCGCGGCAGTTCGTCTTCGAAATCAAAAACGAGGTCCTTCTCCGGATCAAAATCGAGCGCACCGACACCCGGCACATGCAGGCGCCGCTTGGCATGAATATGCCGCAGCGTCGGTTCCATGGTATCCGGGTCTATGCTGGCCGGATGCTCGCCGCTCAGTCCCAGCAGCACAGCCGAGTCAGTGCCGTGCCCGCGGCCGGTGTAAGCCAATGAACCGTACAAACGCACATTGATGCTTGTCACCTCAAAGGAAGCGGCAGCCAGCGTTTGCGCAAACTCAAACGCCGCTTTCATTGGACCGACCGTGTGCGAGCTGGAAGGCCCTACACCTATCTTGAAAATATCGAAAACACTGATTTCAGCCATGAGGCTCGCCTTTTGTTTCGTTCAGGACTCTGACAGTGACAACAAACCCGCGTTGCCGCCAACGGCGGCAACGTTGTTGCTAACCGCGTACTCGGTGCCGAACCGTGGTAAATAGTTGGGCCCGCCCGCCTTCGGCCCCGTGCCGGACAGACCACGCCCACCGAACGGCTGCGAACCGACAATGGCGCCGATCATATTGCGATTGATGTAAATATTGCCTGCGCCGGATTGCTTCACGAAAGCCTTTGCGCGGGCACCGATCCTACTGTGCAGCCCCATCGTCAAACCGAATCCGGTCGCATTGACGGCCGCGATCGTTTCCGCCAGCTTGCGGCGCGGATAGCGATAAACATGCAGCACGGGCCCGAACACTTCTTTTTTTAGTTGATCGATGCTGCTTATCTCGATAGCCACCGGTGCGAAATAGGTGCCTGAACTTGCCGCAGCGGGCAATCGACACTGACGTATCACTGACGCTACATGACTGATGTCGTCAAGATGAGCCTGCAGTCCTGCACGCGCGGCATCATCGATGGTCGGTCCAATATCAGTTGCCAGGTCGCCGGGATCGCCAATCACCAACTCCTGCATGGCACCTTGCAGGAGCGCGATGACTCGCGGTGCGATATCTTCCTGCACACATAGAATACGCAACGCGGAACAACGCTGACCGGCAGCGTTGAAGGCGGACGCCACGCAATCATCAACAACCTGTTCCGGCAAAGCGGAGCTGTCTACAAACATCGCGTTCTGACCACCCGTCTCAGCGATCAGCACGGCAATCGGACCCTCGCGCTGTGCAAGCGTACGGTTGATCAATCGCGCCGTATCCGTCGAGCCGGTAAAGGCGACGCCAGCAACCCGCGGATCGGCAACAGCGTGCCCTCCTATCCCGGCACCATCGCCCGGCAGAAAATGCAGAATGTCGTGCGGCACGCCCGCTTCCAGCAACAACTGCACCGCCTTGAACGCGATCAGCGGGGTCTGTTCGGCCGGCTTCGCCAAGACCGCATTACCGGCCGCCAGTGCCGCAGCCACCTGCCCGGTAAAGATGGCCAGCGGGAAATTCCAGGGACTGATACAAACGAACACGCCGCGCCCGCGCATACCTAGCTCGTTGCTTTCACCCGTCGGGCCGGGCAACACCTGGGTTGCGCCAAAGTGTTGCCGCGCCTGCTGTGCGTAGTAACGCAGAAAATCGACGGCTTCACGCAATTCCGAGATTGAATCCGGAATGGTCTTGCCGGCCTCGCGTACGCACAAGGCCAGCAATTGCGCCGTATCGCGTTCATAGAGGTCGGCAGCACGCTCCAGTATCGCCGCACGTTGCTCGATGTTCATCGCATCCCACGCAGGCTGTGCGGCCACCGCGAGATCGAGCGCCTTGTCGACCGCCGCTGGCGTCGCCTGCTTGCAATGCCCGACAACCTGGGCGTTGTTGGCCGGATTAACTGAAACAACCGGTACCCCATCCTGCAGCTGGCCGCCAACCATGGCGGCCGCGGAC
The DNA window shown above is from Woeseia oceani and carries:
- the sufD gene encoding Fe-S cluster assembly protein SufD; this translates as MNELQLNRALLEKAQSALPDDALRAVRENALSEFVRQGIPTTRDEDWRYTNLSNATKLSEQWLESIAANAATGVHGKAELPAIDAYPLLVSNGQVDDAMFAAVQSATNGVLQLRRLRDAADQVSADGPMDAFNAALLQDGLHITVAAGQTLDKPLAIFIADGGPAASQTRLVIQVADNASIDIVEYHTNGTPDEHFANTVTQLGLAAGARANIVRVQNRNSAQSQVGKLNAKVQRDATLDYASVDLGGSMIRQDVVADITGTGALVSLHGLYLATDKQFIDNHTRVDHRVGPANSREEYRGILNGRARCVFNGKAVVHKGADGTDAQQANHNLLLSDKAEVDTKPELEIYAEDVKCSHGATVGQLDKTALFYMQSRGLDREQAAHLLTRAFAAQILAKLPIKSLHAHIETLVDAKLDVLLEDASQ
- a CDS encoding aminotransferase class V-fold PLP-dependent enzyme encodes the protein MTDYRADFPALTQNINGHPLVYLDSAASSQQPAVSIDAMTEYQRYSHANVHRGVHTLSHRATDIYEGARDAVKAFINARSRSEIVYTSGTTEAINLVAQSYARPDLQAGDRIVISHLEHHSNIVPWQMVCEQTGAELVVAPINERGEVILEQLYALLDERVKLLAISYVSNALGTVNPVQEIIAEAHRREIPVLIDGAQAVPHVALDMQALDADFFAFSGHKMFAPTGIGILYAKERLLEKMPPWKGGGDMILEVSFDGTSYNELPYKFEAGTPNIAAAAGLGASISYLQSIGMQRIAEYEARLLDYMTTALQDIEGIRLIGTAANKASVQSFLLDDIHPHDLGTILDHQGVAIRTGHHCAMPVMQLYGIPGTARASLGFYNNQDDIDRLAEGLLKAREMFAG
- the sufU gene encoding Fe-S cluster assembly sulfur transfer protein SufU; this encodes MTSDSSELRDLYRELILDHARNPRHFGELPNATHQADGVNPLCGDKLHLYMEILDDGIIGNAAFNGTGCAISMASASLLTDTVVGLDKNTALAYFATLVSRLTGDGKQSTDATIDLGKLRALEGVRDYPSRVKCATLAWHALHSALNSETQTVTTE
- the sufT gene encoding putative Fe-S cluster assembly protein SufT; this translates as MFGHTNEPFTLERDVNAIIIPAGETIILRETTTGFITQALGGSFTVYVEGNLFRIAGIDADALGKEPVEPPSVPADATDKDIEDVIWQQLRTCYDPEIPVDIVNLGLVYRCEVSKRPDGQRSVAVDMTLTAPGCGMGEVLVQDAQDKIAIIPTVADVHVELVFDPPWNQSMMSDEARLQTGLM
- a CDS encoding SixA phosphatase family protein, with product MKTLTILRHAKSSWESNSVADSDRPLDPRGERDAPMMAKRIQDAGIRPSLMISSPAVRAWSTAKVVARKLNYPLEFLQREHDLYLASKSRLLEVIAKQDEGFNNMMLVGHNPGLTDLANYLIPDLTGNLPTCAVVSISIDIEHWDLRAECSKELLIYDYPKKSRR
- a CDS encoding L-serine ammonia-lyase gives rise to the protein MAEISVFDIFKIGVGPSSSHTVGPMKAAFEFAQTLAAASFEVTSINVRLYGSLAYTGRGHGTDSAVLLGLSGEHPASIDPDTMEPTLRHIHAKRRLHVPGVGALDFDPEKDLVFDFEDELPRHTNGMRFTACDQAGTQRLSEDWYSVGGGFVVRGDEPESTAQEGEPPYPFTDAATLLGLAADAGISIPELMLRNERHWRSEQEIKERLEAIWQAMRSCVQRGLITEGVLPGKMSVLRRAPKLHRTLQERSDGGGLDTMDWINAWAIAVNEENAAGGRVVTSPTNGAAGIIPAVLHYYNELVPSATHAGIERFLLTAGAIGILYKINASISGAEMGCQGEVGVACSMAAGGLVAALNGSNQQIENAAEIGMEHNLGLTCDPIGGLVQIPCIERNAMGALKAINAARLAKHGDGTHKVSLDQVIATMRQTGIDMSTIYKETSRGGLAVNVPEC